A genomic segment from Nitrosopumilus sp. K4 encodes:
- a CDS encoding alkaline phosphatase family protein translates to MKNSDIHMIYVLLDGVGDLPHPDLDGKTPLEAANTPTLDKLSKNGVIGEVISVGKGIAPESDIAVFNMLGYKFHHSDYAGRGVIEAIGVGIDFKNGDLALRGNYATLDDQGVITDRRAGRHIEKEDANGVAKEIESKINFSHPNTSVVVAPTIGHRVTVRIRSDSRELSSKITNTDPAYSNIGGMGVAKAVGDYLKIEKCLPLEENEDTKFTSNLVNEFNEQSIEIMKQSPINQKRKEQNKKLLSCILLRDAGNKYPDVIPINDKYSMNFSCIVDMPVELGISEVLKMKAFEAGGLTDYEEKAKVAAKAMETQNAIYVHLKGPDEFGHDGDAIGKMKNIEEIDQRFFKTLLENIDTGKVAVVISADHSTPCINKGHSDDPVPVLVSADFIKNDGTTRMTEEQAKKGSIGLIQGAEVIETSLNLIKSQI, encoded by the coding sequence ATGAAAAATTCTGACATCCATATGATTTACGTTCTGTTAGATGGAGTAGGAGATCTTCCTCATCCAGATTTAGATGGAAAGACACCATTGGAGGCAGCAAACACCCCAACATTAGACAAATTATCTAAAAATGGCGTAATTGGAGAAGTGATTTCAGTTGGAAAGGGCATTGCACCAGAGTCAGATATTGCAGTGTTCAATATGTTAGGATACAAATTTCACCATTCTGATTATGCTGGTCGTGGAGTTATTGAGGCAATTGGCGTCGGCATTGATTTTAAAAATGGGGATTTAGCACTTAGAGGAAACTATGCAACACTTGATGATCAGGGGGTAATTACAGACAGAAGAGCAGGACGACATATAGAAAAAGAAGATGCAAATGGAGTTGCAAAAGAGATTGAAAGTAAAATAAATTTTTCACATCCAAACACATCAGTAGTAGTTGCTCCAACCATAGGACACAGAGTTACAGTTAGAATAAGATCAGATTCAAGAGAACTATCATCAAAGATCACAAACACAGATCCTGCATATAGCAACATTGGAGGAATGGGAGTAGCAAAAGCAGTAGGAGATTATCTGAAAATCGAGAAATGTTTACCACTTGAAGAGAACGAGGATACAAAATTTACATCAAATTTGGTAAACGAGTTTAATGAACAGTCAATCGAAATAATGAAACAAAGCCCCATCAACCAGAAAAGAAAAGAGCAAAACAAGAAATTACTAAGCTGTATTTTACTTAGAGATGCAGGCAACAAATACCCAGATGTAATTCCCATCAATGATAAATATTCCATGAATTTTTCATGTATAGTGGACATGCCTGTAGAGTTAGGAATTTCTGAAGTACTCAAAATGAAAGCATTTGAAGCAGGGGGATTGACAGATTATGAAGAAAAAGCTAAAGTCGCAGCAAAAGCAATGGAAACACAAAATGCAATCTATGTGCACCTAAAGGGGCCAGATGAGTTTGGTCACGATGGTGATGCTATTGGTAAAATGAAAAATATCGAAGAAATTGATCAAAGGTTTTTCAAAACGCTTTTAGAAAATATCGATACAGGTAAAGTGGCAGTTGTTATTTCAGCAGATCATTCAACGCCATGTATCAACAAAGGACACAGCGATGATCCTGTTCCTGTTTTAGTTTCTGCAGATTTTATCAAAAATGACGGAACAACAAGAATGACAGAAGAACAAGCAAAGAAAGGAAGCATAGGATTGATTCAAGGAGCAGAAGTCATCGAAACATCTTTGAATTTAATTAAATCTCAAATATAG
- a CDS encoding DUF309 domain-containing protein produces MERYMLHLKNKGYSPKNSRELVYKARDLCADMDASIRVARVASDFVELDVSVEQDKMESLVEKLSPIGTLDNARHVFEEEIAKEQGIRDGIFYFNNERFWESHEAFEGVWKKCVGREKELVQGIILLAVAFAHAQKNEESIGIGMLTRALEKLGNSPSMYTTIDVDRIRQKIKEMQAENKLTIFEI; encoded by the coding sequence GTGGAACGCTATATGCTTCATCTTAAGAATAAAGGCTATTCTCCCAAAAACTCTCGTGAACTTGTGTATAAAGCACGAGATCTATGTGCAGACATGGATGCATCCATTAGAGTTGCACGTGTTGCAAGTGATTTTGTGGAATTAGATGTTTCAGTTGAACAAGACAAAATGGAGTCTCTTGTTGAAAAACTCAGTCCTATTGGAACCTTGGATAATGCCAGACATGTTTTTGAAGAAGAAATTGCAAAAGAACAAGGAATTCGTGATGGGATTTTTTATTTTAACAATGAACGATTTTGGGAAAGTCACGAGGCATTTGAAGGAGTTTGGAAAAAATGTGTTGGGAGAGAAAAAGAACTAGTCCAAGGAATTATTTTACTTGCTGTTGCATTTGCACATGCTCAAAAAAATGAAGAAAGTATTGGAATTGGAATGCTAACACGTGCGCTAGAAAAACTTGGCAATTCCCCATCTATGTATACTACCATTGATGTTGATAGAATCCGACAGAAAATTAAAGAAATGCAGGCAGAAAACAAACTGACTATATTTGAGATTTAA
- a CDS encoding 30S ribosomal protein S27ae, whose product MAGKKGSSPNVYKYFKVDGDKVSRIRKICSRCGKGVYMSEHKDRHTCGKCGLTEFNQ is encoded by the coding sequence ATGGCAGGAAAAAAGGGTTCTAGTCCAAATGTATACAAATACTTCAAAGTAGATGGAGACAAAGTTTCAAGAATTAGAAAAATTTGTTCAAGATGTGGCAAAGGCGTCTATATGTCTGAACATAAAGACAGACACACATGTGGTAAGTGTGGACTAACAGAGTTTAATCAATAA
- a CDS encoding tRNA pseudouridine(54/55) synthase Pus10 — MTTFTDVIPLAKQILKKYDLCDNCLGRLFSKQLRLSSNKLLGKKIHKNLKSSSTKCYICKNLLSNLKFYVNLMEDYSSKYEYSTMLVGAIIKPSIIDRDDLIKSKFKIRGIDSVKTDITKELAHQFTRKNRKIIDFMDPDLTFTINFKDESCIVRSKHLFFQGRYTKPTRGLPQKQKPCHNCKGKGCRICNLHGIEKFESVEGKISKYLFSKFGGTTAKFTWLGGEDKSSLVLGTGRPFFVKLLNPQNRNVRMPKKINLSPMTLLHFKQIKESPKKLPKFTSLIEMNIHSESDIDSKNLKKIKSISNNPVVVYEKSGRRTEKEIFDIKYKKKSKNDVVITIHAEGGLPVKRFVESDDVVPGISSILDVNCHCTYFDFHDVCLK; from the coding sequence ATGACTACTTTTACTGATGTTATTCCTCTAGCAAAACAAATTTTAAAAAAATATGATCTTTGTGACAATTGTTTAGGTAGATTGTTTTCCAAACAACTTCGTCTATCCTCTAACAAACTTCTTGGCAAAAAAATACATAAAAATCTAAAATCATCTAGCACTAAATGTTATATCTGTAAAAATCTCTTATCCAACCTAAAGTTTTATGTGAATCTCATGGAAGACTATTCGTCAAAATATGAGTATTCTACAATGTTGGTTGGTGCAATAATCAAGCCTTCAATAATTGACCGAGATGATCTGATTAAATCTAAATTCAAAATTCGTGGAATTGACAGTGTTAAAACAGATATCACAAAAGAACTCGCACATCAATTTACAAGAAAGAACAGAAAAATAATTGATTTTATGGATCCTGATCTTACGTTTACAATAAATTTCAAAGACGAATCATGTATTGTTCGCTCAAAACATCTCTTTTTTCAAGGAAGATACACAAAACCGACCCGTGGCCTTCCTCAAAAACAAAAACCTTGCCACAACTGTAAAGGTAAAGGATGCAGAATCTGTAACCTTCATGGCATTGAAAAATTTGAAAGTGTTGAAGGAAAAATCTCAAAATATTTATTTTCAAAATTTGGTGGAACCACTGCAAAATTCACTTGGCTTGGAGGTGAGGACAAATCTAGTTTGGTTTTGGGAACTGGACGGCCTTTTTTTGTAAAACTGCTAAACCCCCAAAACCGTAATGTACGAATGCCCAAAAAAATTAATCTCTCCCCTATGACATTACTTCACTTTAAACAGATCAAAGAATCCCCGAAAAAACTTCCTAAATTTACCTCATTAATAGAAATGAACATTCATTCAGAATCCGATATTGATTCAAAAAATCTGAAAAAAATCAAAAGCATTTCCAATAATCCCGTAGTGGTTTATGAAAAATCTGGAAGACGTACTGAAAAAGAAATATTTGATATAAAATATAAAAAAAAATCTAAAAATGATGTTGTTATAACAATTCATGCTGAAGGAGGATTACCTGTGAAGAGATTCGTTGAATCTGATGATGTTGTACCTGGAATCAGTTCAATTCTGGATGTGAACTGTCATTGTACTTATTTTGATTTTCATGATGTCTGTCTCAAATGA
- a CDS encoding signal recognition particle receptor subunit alpha gives MLDGLKTNLRDAIKKIVKSSGIDEELIKELSKDVQRALLQSDVNVRLVLEITKHLEERSLNETPPPGLSRKDHIVKILYDELAKLLGKETEFDFKPGKQNKIIMLGIQGSGKTTVTAKLAKFLMKQGYKVGVIGADTYRPGALVQLKTMCDKSNVEVYGEENNKDSPEIVRNGLKHFENMPLDVILIDTAGRHKEESDLLSEMQQINKVADPDLALLVIDGTIGQQCFNQAEAFHKTVPVGGIIITKLDSSAKGGGAIAASAATGAQIMYIGTGERIDDLEKFSPTRFVGRLLGMGDIQAVLDLAKRLENEGDEVRMKRISSGKMNMDDFFYQLEEVTKVGSLRGFLDNMPGLSGMVKDDQLDQMEGRVSKWRYIIQSMTKEEKADPDLLNSSRIKRIARGSGWPEHEVKELLKNYKNSKNMMKASKGRQMQGTLRRMGLG, from the coding sequence ATGCTTGATGGTTTGAAGACAAATTTACGTGATGCAATAAAGAAAATTGTAAAATCATCCGGAATCGACGAGGAATTAATCAAAGAATTATCTAAAGACGTTCAAAGAGCATTACTGCAGTCTGATGTAAATGTTAGATTAGTTCTTGAGATTACAAAACATTTGGAAGAAAGATCACTTAACGAAACACCCCCTCCTGGACTATCTAGAAAAGATCACATTGTAAAGATTCTGTACGATGAACTAGCAAAACTTTTGGGAAAAGAAACTGAGTTTGATTTCAAACCTGGAAAGCAAAATAAAATCATCATGCTTGGAATTCAGGGAAGCGGAAAGACCACTGTTACTGCAAAACTTGCTAAATTCTTGATGAAACAAGGTTACAAAGTAGGAGTAATTGGTGCTGATACTTACAGGCCCGGTGCATTAGTTCAACTAAAAACAATGTGTGACAAATCTAATGTTGAGGTTTATGGGGAGGAAAACAACAAAGATTCCCCTGAAATTGTTAGAAACGGTCTAAAACATTTTGAGAATATGCCCTTGGACGTAATTCTTATTGATACTGCTGGACGTCATAAAGAGGAATCTGATCTTTTATCAGAAATGCAACAAATTAACAAGGTGGCAGATCCAGATTTGGCGCTATTGGTAATTGATGGGACAATCGGACAACAATGCTTCAATCAAGCAGAAGCATTTCACAAAACTGTTCCTGTTGGAGGCATTATTATCACAAAACTTGATAGTTCTGCAAAAGGTGGTGGCGCAATAGCTGCATCTGCAGCTACTGGAGCTCAAATCATGTACATCGGTACTGGAGAAAGAATTGATGATCTTGAAAAATTCTCCCCAACTAGATTTGTTGGCAGACTACTTGGAATGGGTGATATTCAAGCTGTTTTAGATTTAGCTAAACGATTAGAAAATGAAGGCGATGAGGTTCGTATGAAGCGAATCTCAAGTGGAAAAATGAACATGGATGATTTTTTCTATCAATTAGAAGAAGTTACTAAAGTTGGTTCTTTGAGAGGATTTTTGGATAACATGCCTGGTTTGTCTGGAATGGTAAAAGATGATCAACTTGATCAAATGGAAGGCAGAGTTTCCAAATGGCGTTATATCATTCAAAGTATGACTAAAGAAGAGAAAGCAGATCCTGATTTGTTAAACTCCTCTAGAATTAAGAGAATTGCACGGGGTTCTGGATGGCCTGAACATGAAGTAAAGGAATTGTTAAAAAATTACAAAAATTCCAAAAATATGATGAAAGCATCAAAAGGTAGACAAATGCAAGGTACCCTAAGACGCATGGGATTGGGTTAG
- a CDS encoding diphthine--ammonia ligase: MKLASLFSGGKDSTYAILVAKNQGHEIKCLLSVYPKSDESHLLHHPNLKWTKLQAKAMNIPQLTLSSNSDETDTELSSIETLLKKAKNEYGVEGLLHGGIASDFQKQKFEMICKKLNIKLLSPLWHSEPKTYMSDLLKSGFDFIITSVSSDGLDDFWLGKKITVEDLDTLHSLSEKYGFNLNFEGGEAETFVVNCPLFSNNIIIKNSKTHWDGYRGRFEIVEAGLENNA; the protein is encoded by the coding sequence GTGAAATTAGCATCGTTATTTTCTGGTGGAAAAGATAGCACATATGCAATTCTTGTTGCAAAAAATCAAGGACATGAAATCAAATGCCTTCTTAGTGTATATCCAAAATCTGATGAGAGTCACTTGCTTCATCATCCTAATTTGAAGTGGACCAAATTACAAGCAAAAGCCATGAATATTCCTCAATTGACATTGAGTTCTAACTCTGATGAAACCGACACTGAACTTTCTTCCATTGAAACTCTTTTGAAAAAGGCAAAAAACGAATATGGTGTTGAAGGCTTGCTTCATGGTGGAATTGCTAGTGATTTCCAAAAACAAAAATTTGAAATGATATGTAAAAAACTGAATATTAAATTATTATCTCCTTTGTGGCATAGTGAACCAAAAACATACATGAGTGATTTGTTAAAGTCTGGTTTTGATTTTATTATTACAAGTGTATCCTCAGATGGGCTGGATGATTTTTGGCTAGGTAAAAAAATTACAGTTGAAGACCTAGACACATTACACTCATTGTCTGAAAAATATGGATTCAATCTAAATTTTGAAGGTGGTGAGGCAGAAACCTTTGTTGTTAACTGTCCTTTGTTTTCAAATAATATAATTATCAAAAACAGTAAGACTCATTGGGATGGCTATCGAGGAAGGTTTGAAATAGTGGAGGCGGGGTTGGAAAATAATGCTTGA
- a CDS encoding translation initiation factor IF-5A has product MSKPADLGSLKIGSYILLPVGDQATGEPCRIVEYDTSKPGKHGAAKARIVGVGVFDDQKRPHVGPVSMQVHVPLIDKRTGQIISITGETIQIMDSESFETIDVTLVDDEIQGKLENGQNVEYWKVMDRTKIMRIKS; this is encoded by the coding sequence ATGAGTAAGCCAGCAGACCTTGGTTCATTAAAGATTGGTTCTTACATTTTACTACCTGTAGGTGATCAAGCAACTGGAGAACCATGTAGAATCGTAGAATACGATACGTCCAAACCGGGAAAACATGGAGCCGCTAAAGCAAGAATTGTAGGTGTTGGTGTTTTTGATGATCAAAAAAGACCTCATGTGGGGCCTGTCAGCATGCAAGTGCATGTGCCTTTGATTGACAAAAGAACTGGACAAATTATTTCTATAACTGGTGAAACCATCCAAATCATGGATTCTGAGTCTTTTGAGACCATTGATGTAACCCTAGTTGATGATGAAATCCAAGGAAAATTAGAAAATGGTCAAAATGTCGAATACTGGAAAGTTATGGACAGAACAAAAATTATGAGAATCAAATCTTAG
- a CDS encoding HEPN domain-containing protein produces the protein MKKQHIDLKPLDEFEQKMILNSPMLVVKLKIQENVVDVLKQVMNGGSALVDRGSISDKIGSEGSAEVNGFLNVLTLFKPWMFTPLFAGPIIYRGFHEGIHAGWTSGTINPKSVAYPKFYYNLTNSEIEELQNFFVSISTFFDSKKNKISNRINFAYSWLKKAREIVDVNDRLIFLTIAIESLMSKETDELSYRISHRTSALLGETLLEKQFIFRNMRKMYKKRSSLVHGVPISIRFAETEFLLEVLRVLILRMMSLSLKNYSDANLLDELLDTIFEPDRVKTILSDSTQLFGSKAHFHTFLTR, from the coding sequence TTGAAAAAACAACATATTGATTTGAAACCTCTTGATGAATTCGAACAAAAAATGATTCTTAATTCGCCTATGCTTGTAGTTAAACTGAAAATTCAAGAAAATGTTGTAGATGTGTTAAAACAAGTGATGAATGGTGGTTCAGCTTTGGTTGATAGGGGAAGTATATCTGATAAAATAGGTAGTGAAGGTTCTGCTGAAGTAAATGGATTTCTAAATGTGTTGACTTTATTCAAACCTTGGATGTTCACTCCTTTATTTGCAGGTCCTATAATCTATCGAGGTTTTCATGAGGGAATTCATGCTGGTTGGACTAGTGGGACAATTAACCCTAAAAGTGTGGCATATCCAAAATTTTATTATAATTTAACTAATTCTGAAATTGAAGAATTACAAAATTTTTTTGTAAGTATAAGTACATTTTTTGATTCTAAAAAGAACAAAATATCTAATAGAATAAATTTTGCATATTCATGGTTAAAAAAAGCAAGAGAAATTGTAGATGTTAATGATAGACTGATTTTTTTAACAATAGCAATTGAATCTTTAATGTCTAAAGAAACTGATGAATTATCATATCGTATTAGTCATCGTACATCTGCTCTCCTAGGAGAAACTCTTCTGGAAAAACAATTTATTTTCAGAAACATGCGTAAAATGTACAAAAAAAGATCTAGTCTCGTTCATGGTGTTCCTATATCTATAAGGTTTGCAGAAACAGAATTTTTACTTGAAGTGTTACGAGTATTGATTCTCAGAATGATGTCTTTGTCTTTGAAAAATTATTCTGATGCCAATTTATTGGATGAATTACTTGATACTATTTTTGAACCTGATCGTGTTAAAACTATTCTATCTGATAGCACACAACTTTTTGGAAGCAAAGCTCATTTTCATACTTTTTTGACTCGATAA
- a CDS encoding cold-shock protein — MEQGTVKWFNRTKGFGFIERESGEDLFVHKSDVDGFINEGDKVEFEVGEGRKGPAAQKVKKSA; from the coding sequence ATGGAACAAGGTACCGTAAAATGGTTCAACCGAACAAAGGGCTTTGGTTTTATCGAAAGAGAATCTGGTGAAGATCTGTTTGTTCACAAATCAGATGTTGATGGATTCATCAATGAAGGCGATAAAGTCGAGTTTGAAGTAGGCGAAGGTAGAAAAGGACCTGCCGCCCAAAAAGTCAAGAAATCAGCATAG
- the eif1A gene encoding translation initiation factor eIF-1A: MGKRQVKSESDLKEIRLPEEGEMFGRVLKMLGGENVLIKCTDGVTRRGRIRGKLKRRVWIRDNDIVIIAPWDFNESEKGDIVWRFTLPQVEWLKDNDHIPKDF; the protein is encoded by the coding sequence ATGGGTAAACGCCAAGTTAAGAGCGAAAGTGATCTTAAAGAAATAAGATTGCCTGAAGAAGGTGAAATGTTTGGAAGAGTTCTTAAGATGCTTGGTGGTGAAAATGTCCTTATCAAATGTACTGACGGTGTAACAAGAAGAGGCAGAATACGAGGAAAACTGAAACGTAGAGTGTGGATTCGTGATAATGACATTGTAATTATTGCACCGTGGGACTTTAACGAGTCTGAAAAAGGCGATATTGTATGGAGATTTACTTTGCCTCAGGTAGAATGGCTAAAAGACAATGATCATATCCCAAAAGATTTCTAG
- a CDS encoding YkgJ family cysteine cluster protein: MEFHCVQDCSQCCIEREYYPSKKFGKIGVLVLPEEKEKIEKLAKNNNIKINIIPRIGVSDSPNKLPKVLAYQMMGIEKNGNTCPFLDTKTNDKSPHGGHPCKIYSERPLACMTYPLLENEPIQLDQKCKFCKENGNADENLNLEIESLLKIKSKMNTNSEFVWRYATGIGEETDKKEVLSGWILEQ, translated from the coding sequence GTGGAATTTCACTGCGTTCAAGACTGCTCGCAATGCTGTATTGAAAGAGAGTATTATCCAAGTAAGAAATTTGGAAAAATAGGAGTATTAGTTTTACCTGAAGAAAAAGAAAAAATTGAAAAACTTGCAAAGAATAACAATATAAAAATAAACATTATTCCACGAATAGGTGTTTCAGACAGTCCTAACAAATTACCAAAAGTTTTAGCATATCAGATGATGGGAATTGAAAAAAATGGAAACACATGTCCGTTTTTAGATACCAAAACAAATGACAAATCACCACATGGAGGACACCCATGCAAGATTTATTCAGAAAGACCATTAGCTTGTATGACATACCCATTGTTAGAAAATGAACCGATTCAATTAGATCAGAAATGCAAATTTTGCAAAGAAAACGGAAATGCAGATGAAAATTTGAATTTAGAAATAGAATCATTGTTAAAAATCAAATCAAAAATGAATACGAATTCAGAATTTGTTTGGAGATATGCTACAGGAATAGGAGAAGAAACAGACAAGAAAGAAGTTCTTTCAGGTTGGATTTTAGAACAATAA
- a CDS encoding Lrp/AsnC family transcriptional regulator, with protein MSEDAWSNLDKIDQKIIEILNNNARTPSKEIASELKKAGEDVSDRTIRKRIERLEKSGIIKGYKAVLTDVSGIIEYQAVFMKLKPSKSLEVVKDSIKDFITKLDNYLLVGNMEGEWNMFAIIQVESEKKNTAQRIVEKFSEQLTDYRINEIDIKDANILNMSLLLL; from the coding sequence ATGAGTGAAGACGCATGGTCAAACCTGGATAAAATAGATCAGAAAATTATTGAAATTTTAAACAATAATGCAAGAACACCGTCAAAAGAAATTGCATCTGAATTAAAAAAGGCAGGGGAAGATGTTTCAGATAGAACAATTAGAAAAAGAATCGAGAGGTTAGAAAAAAGCGGAATCATAAAAGGATACAAGGCCGTTCTAACAGATGTATCAGGCATTATAGAGTATCAAGCTGTCTTTATGAAATTAAAACCATCAAAATCATTAGAGGTTGTAAAAGATTCAATCAAAGATTTTATCACAAAACTAGATAATTATTTGCTTGTAGGAAATATGGAGGGAGAATGGAACATGTTTGCAATAATCCAAGTAGAATCCGAAAAGAAAAACACTGCTCAAAGGATTGTTGAAAAGTTTTCAGAACAATTAACAGATTACAGAATTAATGAGATCGATATTAAAGATGCAAATATTTTGAACATGTCACTTTTGTTATTGTAA
- a CDS encoding response regulator — MDVKANCEIALTHLKNRQFISAHNMFLNQANDLQKKDFLKSALLYILASECKTEQGKESKDEILQAANLFLKYSKSKDAKNIQGSLLCASKCFLSLGEFDKAKETYQKAKSIIPETVDTLNTIVIIDDSKAIALKLKTYVEKLGYQNIFVYENGKDGLKGCLKLFSEDKKPIILLDMGLPDIDGDVVASKLLKEKHDVQIIVITADEKTTKRVYKTISSGVAAFIQKPFTLDELKKAIDIAESEYSLLQ, encoded by the coding sequence TTGGATGTTAAGGCAAATTGCGAAATTGCATTAACTCATTTGAAAAACAGACAATTCATTTCTGCACATAACATGTTTTTGAATCAAGCAAACGACCTACAAAAGAAAGATTTTCTAAAATCTGCACTATTGTACATATTGGCATCTGAATGTAAAACCGAACAAGGAAAAGAATCTAAAGATGAAATCTTACAAGCTGCAAATCTGTTTTTAAAATATTCAAAGTCTAAAGATGCAAAAAATATTCAAGGATCTTTACTTTGTGCCTCAAAATGCTTTTTGAGTTTAGGCGAATTTGACAAAGCTAAGGAAACTTATCAAAAAGCTAAATCAATAATTCCTGAAACTGTGGATACTCTAAATACTATTGTAATAATAGATGATAGTAAAGCAATTGCATTAAAACTTAAAACATATGTTGAAAAATTAGGATATCAAAATATTTTTGTTTATGAAAACGGCAAAGATGGATTGAAAGGATGTCTGAAGCTATTTTCTGAAGACAAAAAACCTATCATCTTGCTTGATATGGGATTGCCTGATATTGATGGTGATGTTGTGGCCTCAAAATTACTTAAAGAAAAACATGATGTACAAATCATTGTAATTACAGCAGATGAAAAAACCACAAAACGAGTATACAAGACTATTAGTTCTGGCGTAGCTGCATTTATTCAAAAACCATTTACTCTAGATGAGCTCAAAAAAGCAATTGATATTGCTGAATCTGAATATTCCTTATTACAATAA
- a CDS encoding alcohol dehydrogenase: MKSARITGPNEPLKLSESETPTPQDNQVLVKVKAVGVCHSDLHLWEGGYDLGDGQFMKVTDRGVKYPVTPGHEIAGTVEAVGNDVSGISKGDQILVYPWIGCGQCPACKVENENLCDTPKSLGVFQDGGYSDYALVPHYKYVAKLDGLDPEVATSLACSGLTAYTAIKKSNQNSPEFLVVIGAGGLGLMGVQIAKAITKAKIICVDLDDQKLETAKEMGADFVVNSKDPETAKKIMSICNEKGADSVVDFVNAPPTAKLGLSVLRKRGNLVLVGLFGGSLEMSLVTIPLKSIIIQGAYTGNYHDMVELLDLARKGVINPMISKRYSLDEANNALEDLKARKILGRAVINP, encoded by the coding sequence ATGAAATCAGCCCGTATTACAGGACCCAATGAACCCTTGAAACTATCTGAATCTGAAACCCCAACACCTCAAGATAATCAGGTACTGGTAAAGGTCAAAGCAGTTGGTGTGTGTCATAGTGATTTGCATCTGTGGGAAGGTGGGTATGATTTAGGTGATGGTCAATTCATGAAAGTTACTGATAGGGGAGTGAAATACCCTGTTACTCCTGGACATGAAATTGCTGGAACTGTTGAGGCCGTTGGTAATGATGTTTCAGGAATTTCAAAAGGTGATCAAATACTCGTTTATCCTTGGATTGGATGTGGTCAATGCCCTGCATGTAAAGTTGAAAATGAAAATTTGTGTGACACTCCAAAATCTCTTGGGGTTTTCCAAGATGGCGGTTATTCTGATTATGCTCTTGTTCCTCATTACAAGTATGTTGCAAAATTAGATGGACTAGATCCAGAAGTTGCTACATCATTGGCATGTTCTGGTCTAACGGCATATACTGCAATAAAAAAATCAAATCAAAATTCACCTGAATTCTTAGTCGTAATTGGTGCTGGTGGTTTAGGTTTAATGGGTGTTCAAATTGCAAAGGCAATTACTAAAGCAAAAATAATTTGTGTTGATCTTGATGATCAAAAACTAGAAACCGCAAAAGAAATGGGTGCTGACTTTGTCGTAAACTCTAAAGATCCAGAAACTGCCAAAAAAATCATGTCTATCTGTAATGAAAAAGGAGCAGACAGTGTTGTTGACTTTGTGAACGCTCCTCCTACAGCTAAACTAGGATTATCTGTATTGCGAAAAAGAGGTAATTTGGTTTTAGTTGGTCTCTTTGGTGGTTCACTTGAAATGTCTTTGGTCACAATTCCACTAAAGTCCATTATAATACAGGGTGCATACACTGGAAATTATCATGATATGGTAGAATTGCTTGACCTTGCAAGAAAAGGAGTCATCAATCCAATGATTTCAAAAAGATATTCTTTAGATGAGGCAAACAATGCCTTAGAAGATCTTAAAGCTAGAAAGATTCTTGGACGTGCAGTAATTAATCCATAG